From the genome of Spartobacteria bacterium:
TGTGCAATACGGTTGCAACCTCGTTGCATTGCATCTGATGGAATCGCCGGAACTGGAACAATCGTTGACCGCCTATCCCGTTGCCGGGGATAATATCATCGCAAAAGGCTATCCGAAATATACAAAAAACCGGGTTTGGATCAATGCGACGCAATATTTCGATGGTGTTCCCGAAACCGTCTGGACATTCACGATCGGCGGCTATCAGGTCTGTGAAAAATGGTTAAAAGACCGCCGCGAACGGGTGTTGACATTTGAAGACCTGACCCATTACCAAAAAATCGTGGTGGCGTTGTCTCGAACCGCAGAGCTGATGAAGGAAATTGATGCCGCAATATCTCACTGGCCGATTACGTGACATACCGAACGCCAGCCCCCCCACCAATGCACGAGCAGATGCTGTAACCATGAGGTTGCAGCCTTCAGCCTAATGCCTTTTTCGCTTCATCCAAAGATTGGGTCGAGTACACAGATTCCTTTCTGTCATAGTGCGTGCGCGAATAGGTGGCGCTGAGACCATCGCCCCTCCCGCCCATTCACAAAGGTTTCCGACGTTTTAATACAGTCTTTCAGAGCAAAAGGTGACATGTGAAACATGAGATTTAATCCGCAAATTCTTTTGATTGCAGTATCCGGCAGGGTTATAGTTGTCCCTGTTTGTGCGTAAAAGAGTGCTGCTAAATCTACAAATTGCAACAACAGGAAGAAGAATATGATATGAAGGCAATAATTCATGCTGTCGCGCTTGTCGGCCTCCTTATGGGGGTCTCTATGATACCATGTTGTGGCATTGCACTATGGTATTGCGACCCTGATCCGATACTGAAAACATTTCTTATTACTGGATTGGTGTGCATACTTGTTTCCGTTGCTGCATGGTTCTTTTCGCGCGGAACCGCCAAGGTAAAAAAACACGACGGGATCATTCTCGTGCTCGTTTCATGGCTTCTGTGTGGGTTCATAGGTGCCTTGCCGTATTTGCTGACGGGAACCATTGCCGATCCTTTCTCCGCACTTTTTGAAAGTTTCTCCGGCTTAACGACAACGGGGGCTTCCGTTTTAACGAATTTGGAACAACTGCCAAGAGCCGTGCTTTTCTGGCGTTCGCTAACGCATTTTTTAGGGGGTGTCGGTATCCTGATTGTATTTGTCGCTATCCTTCCGTTTGTCGGAGTGGGGGGCGTGCAGCTATACAAGGCTGAGTCCACAGGACTCACGGACGACAGGCTTACCGCACGCATCGCTGATACAGCCCGAATCATTCTCGGAATCTATATCGCGCTCAACGTGCTGTGCACAGTACTTCTTCGTCTAGGTGGATTGTCGTGGTTTGATTCCGTGTGCCAAGCCTTCGGCACGATTGCAACGGGAGGGTTTTCAACGCGGACGGACAGCATTGCAGCCTTCAACAATCCCTATGTTGAATGGGTCATTATTGTGTTCATGTTTCTTTCGGGTGTTAGCTTTGTTCTTCATTACCGAGCGTTCAAAGGCGTATACTCCGCTTATCATAGAAGTGAAGAATTTCAATTATTCGCAGTGCTTTGCATCGTCGTTTCGACGATTTCTGCGTTTCTTATCAAAAACCAACTTGGCATGTCTTTTCCCATAGCCTTTCGCACAGCAGCATTTCAGACCGTATCTCTTTTTTCGACAACAGGTTTTATAACGGCTGACTACGATGTATGGCCCAATGTCATTCGACTAATGTTTCTAATACTGATGGTATTTGGTGCCTGTGCCGGCTCCACATCAGGAGCGATAAAAAGTGTGCGCATAGTCGTGGCATGGAAGCGCATCAGGCAGCAGTTCCAGCAGTTTGTACGTCCTTCGCATGTGACAATCATCAAGCTAGATGGAAAGCCTATAACAAATGAACTTGCCGACAAAGCGACAACGTACATTGTGATCTATATAATGCTCATTTTGGTGGCATCACTTATTGTCAGTCTTTTTGTCCCGGATGCAATGACGGCTATTTCTGCGGTTATCGCCTGCCTTGGCGGGGTCGGCCCCGGTATGAGTGTTGCGGGGCCGACAGAGACATTTGCGCAATTCCCGGCCATCGCCAAGTCAATCCTGATCATATGCATGCTTTTAGGCAGGCTGGAGATTTTTGTTTGCCTTGTCGTTTTCACGCCCGGTTTCTGGAAAAAGTGGTAACAATCAGGACAGGCATGTAATG
Proteins encoded in this window:
- a CDS encoding TrkH family potassium uptake protein, translated to MKAIIHAVALVGLLMGVSMIPCCGIALWYCDPDPILKTFLITGLVCILVSVAAWFFSRGTAKVKKHDGIILVLVSWLLCGFIGALPYLLTGTIADPFSALFESFSGLTTTGASVLTNLEQLPRAVLFWRSLTHFLGGVGILIVFVAILPFVGVGGVQLYKAESTGLTDDRLTARIADTARIILGIYIALNVLCTVLLRLGGLSWFDSVCQAFGTIATGGFSTRTDSIAAFNNPYVEWVIIVFMFLSGVSFVLHYRAFKGVYSAYHRSEEFQLFAVLCIVVSTISAFLIKNQLGMSFPIAFRTAAFQTVSLFSTTGFITADYDVWPNVIRLMFLILMVFGACAGSTSGAIKSVRIVVAWKRIRQQFQQFVRPSHVTIIKLDGKPITNELADKATTYIVIYIMLILVASLIVSLFVPDAMTAISAVIACLGGVGPGMSVAGPTETFAQFPAIAKSILIICMLLGRLEIFVCLVVFTPGFWKKW